Proteins encoded by one window of Paenibacillus urinalis:
- a CDS encoding response regulator transcription factor yields the protein MLDVLLVDDEPWVLEGLRTMVNWDKYGFQICGEAENGNAAWAMIENLQPDLVFTDIHMPSVNGLELIDRSKQVLARPPRFVILSGYDSFEYVKTALEQRVEDYLLKPIDEDEIETVLELIRRKILEEQISAKVHQRENALYVNCLFNRLLQGDDSIELRYEVSKTLRMEAHESMACLLISTDTNKDEVKTWLYSHAGIPYAEPFLDEEGNIGLFADGLHHSLKQLEAAGRNLVEMYSDRALMTVACGHDSSGVNTLRSAYEKALFALKWKRYQCGSGFVNHQELPQKDSMAKVNQKALSDVMDVIISGEQDRVEGKVNAMLANPDSEQTVSDIEYVRVQLIALEMSILKHLKELEGDVDRFVQQVQQMAGDIIGINSYPAFQQYGVILSLNALKALQEQRKKKEFSTIFQVEQYVNQEFRNKLQLQELAQKFHMNANYLGQAFKQQTGKTFREYLNDKRIEEAKRLLRQSNMSITDVAVHSGYLSADYFISQFKRMTGTAPSQYRKLQ from the coding sequence ATGCTGGATGTCTTGTTGGTAGATGATGAGCCATGGGTACTTGAGGGATTACGAACTATGGTGAACTGGGACAAATACGGTTTCCAAATTTGCGGAGAGGCTGAGAATGGAAATGCGGCTTGGGCCATGATCGAGAATCTTCAGCCAGATCTAGTATTTACAGATATTCATATGCCTTCGGTGAACGGACTTGAACTGATAGACCGTTCTAAACAAGTGCTTGCCAGACCTCCTCGATTTGTTATTCTAAGCGGTTACGATAGTTTTGAGTATGTGAAAACAGCGCTGGAGCAACGTGTGGAGGACTACTTACTTAAGCCGATTGATGAAGATGAGATTGAAACCGTATTGGAGTTAATTCGTCGTAAAATTCTAGAAGAGCAGATTTCAGCCAAAGTGCATCAACGCGAAAATGCACTCTATGTAAATTGTTTGTTCAATCGCTTGTTACAAGGTGATGACAGCATTGAGTTGCGATACGAGGTGAGTAAAACGCTTCGAATGGAAGCTCATGAGAGCATGGCCTGTCTTCTAATTTCAACGGATACGAATAAGGACGAAGTCAAAACATGGCTGTACAGTCACGCTGGGATCCCTTATGCCGAACCATTTTTAGATGAGGAAGGTAACATCGGATTGTTTGCTGACGGTTTGCATCATTCTCTGAAGCAGCTGGAAGCGGCGGGGAGAAATCTGGTTGAAATGTATTCAGACCGAGCATTAATGACAGTGGCATGCGGACATGATTCAAGTGGAGTAAACACTTTGCGTTCAGCTTACGAAAAAGCTTTGTTCGCATTAAAATGGAAGCGCTATCAGTGTGGCTCCGGCTTTGTGAATCACCAGGAATTACCTCAGAAAGACAGTATGGCTAAAGTGAATCAAAAAGCTTTGTCAGATGTGATGGACGTCATTATTTCGGGCGAACAGGACAGGGTGGAAGGTAAAGTAAATGCGATGCTAGCCAATCCTGACTCAGAGCAGACTGTATCGGATATAGAATATGTTCGAGTTCAGCTGATTGCCCTTGAGATGAGTATTCTTAAGCATCTAAAGGAGCTTGAAGGGGATGTAGACCGCTTTGTACAGCAAGTTCAGCAAATGGCAGGTGACATTATTGGGATAAACTCGTATCCTGCGTTTCAACAGTACGGGGTCATATTGAGCCTCAATGCTTTGAAAGCCCTTCAGGAACAGCGAAAAAAAAAGGAATTCAGCACGATTTTTCAAGTGGAGCAGTACGTCAATCAGGAATTCCGCAACAAATTGCAGCTTCAGGAGCTAGCACAGAAATTTCATATGAACGCCAACTATTTAGGGCAAGCATTTAAACAGCAGACGGGTAAGACTTTTCGTGAGTATTTGAATGATAAGCGGATCGAAGAAGCAAAGCGATTGCTGCGTCAGAGCAACATGAGCATTACTGACGTTGCCGTGCATTCGGGTTATCTGAGTGCCGACTATTTTATTAGTCAGTTCAAGCGAATGACAGGTACGGCTCCTTCGCAATATAGAAAACTACAGTAG
- a CDS encoding sensor histidine kinase: MFRKFRVRSIVNDIPLNYKFMLIFVIGILLPIFASYYLFMDRMSELIKEREEQNLQISMERARKDIHTMIDGGIAVSHALITDKVLSESIDRGYNGQSEFYNTFDDLLRHRVTSYIPTNNQIQRIGIYTDNPTIVSGGDYYVLNSTMHASNWYKQWKATGESLKVLAYRDQAMNNRAATSSYLSIIEKMDYYYAYRSYQKLVRIDFYLNRFYDVIAREKSSLEMYLVNDKNQIIVSADDKYHGEVDSQYELFDMNKVEDQDIHIVPIGSASYIKGWKLIGVPQETRVKEAMLSMQLYFGMLAGIITLITSIFIYIMLRSYNHRVKRLSRHMQKVGNEKFELINIDGGQDEIGHLITNFNMMTAQIKSLINNVYKLEIQQRSQEAERIRAELNMLQSQMNPHFLFNTLNALLVVSTKNNYVDVKDIIKDLSKLLRRLLNWKDDVVTLEEEMSFTIMYLGIEKFRFRDKFEYDIEITDEARFYKIPKMSIQQLAENACKHGIQAIEGTGSVKIRADIVDKHLRIVVSDNGKGMDKERLKEVQCQIRSQEESGGYNIGMRNVYRRLELYYDNQVKFNLKSKIEEGTEVSFEIPLQLLERQGEEGGMDSGI, from the coding sequence ATGTTCAGAAAATTCAGAGTCCGTAGTATCGTGAACGATATTCCTTTGAACTATAAATTTATGCTCATATTTGTCATAGGAATATTACTCCCCATCTTTGCAAGCTATTATCTGTTTATGGATCGTATGTCAGAGCTGATCAAGGAGCGGGAGGAGCAGAATTTGCAAATCTCAATGGAGAGGGCCCGAAAGGATATCCATACCATGATTGATGGCGGTATAGCTGTCAGTCATGCCTTGATCACGGACAAGGTGTTATCTGAATCCATCGATCGGGGCTACAATGGCCAGTCGGAATTCTACAACACGTTCGATGATCTGCTTCGTCACCGCGTAACCTCGTATATTCCAACGAATAACCAAATTCAGCGTATTGGCATTTACACGGACAATCCGACCATTGTGTCCGGTGGGGATTACTATGTGCTGAACAGTACGATGCATGCTAGTAACTGGTATAAGCAGTGGAAAGCAACGGGGGAATCTTTAAAAGTACTTGCCTACCGGGACCAGGCCATGAATAATCGTGCTGCGACCTCTTCTTATTTAAGCATTATTGAAAAAATGGACTACTACTATGCCTACAGATCTTATCAGAAGTTGGTGCGTATCGACTTTTACCTAAATCGTTTCTATGACGTGATTGCAAGAGAGAAGAGCTCTCTGGAAATGTATCTGGTTAATGACAAGAACCAAATCATTGTGTCTGCGGATGACAAGTATCATGGCGAGGTGGACAGCCAATATGAATTGTTTGATATGAATAAGGTGGAAGATCAGGATATACATATTGTCCCGATAGGAAGTGCTAGTTATATAAAAGGATGGAAATTAATTGGTGTGCCTCAAGAAACGCGTGTCAAAGAAGCCATGTTATCCATGCAGCTTTATTTCGGCATGCTGGCCGGTATTATTACACTGATTACTTCCATTTTTATTTATATTATGCTGCGTTCCTACAATCACCGGGTAAAGCGACTGTCCAGACATATGCAAAAGGTAGGAAACGAGAAATTTGAGCTGATCAATATCGATGGTGGACAAGACGAAATTGGTCATTTGATTACGAACTTTAATATGATGACTGCTCAAATCAAGTCATTAATTAACAACGTGTATAAGCTTGAAATTCAGCAACGAAGTCAGGAGGCTGAACGTATTCGCGCCGAGCTTAATATGCTGCAAAGCCAGATGAATCCTCACTTTTTATTTAATACGCTGAATGCACTGCTTGTGGTCAGCACCAAAAATAATTATGTGGACGTCAAGGACATTATTAAGGATCTGTCCAAGCTGCTTCGTCGCCTTTTGAATTGGAAGGACGATGTCGTCACGCTAGAGGAAGAAATGAGTTTCACCATTATGTACCTGGGGATTGAGAAATTCCGTTTTCGGGACAAATTTGAATATGACATTGAAATTACGGATGAGGCTCGGTTTTATAAAATACCTAAAATGAGTATCCAGCAATTAGCGGAAAATGCCTGCAAACATGGTATCCAAGCTATAGAAGGGACGGGCTCTGTTAAGATTCGAGCAGACATTGTGGACAAGCATCTGCGCATCGTTGTATCCGACAATGGCAAGGGCATGGATAAGGAACGACTGAAAGAAGTGCAGTGTCAAATTCGAAGCCAAGAAGAGAGCGGAGGCTACAATATTGGGATGCGTAATGTGTATCGTCGTCTCGAATTGTACTATGACAATCAAGTGAAATTTAACCTGAAGAGCAAAATTGAAGAGGGTACGGAGGTATCCTTTGAAATTCCATTACAGCTGTTGGAACGTCAAGGTGAAGAAGGAGGAATGGACAGTGGTATTTAA